One part of the Paenibacillus silvisoli genome encodes these proteins:
- a CDS encoding RraA family protein, translating to MVLPQNMEELFNMMEQKLYTGVICDTLDELGYRNQAMRENIRPLSEDTVVVGYAKTIHAVDVYYIHENSYDKEIEAVDSIKPGEVVVASTNSSIRNGLWGELMSTASKMRGARGAIIDGLIRDTRKIKELNFPLFCTGYKPVDSKGRGLVIDYDCQIEAGGVTVNAGDVIFADVDGVVVIPSDVFDVTIQRALDKVERENKTRAELFEGKLLRDVYDKYGVL from the coding sequence ATGGTACTGCCGCAGAACATGGAGGAACTGTTCAACATGATGGAGCAAAAGCTTTATACGGGCGTGATTTGCGATACGTTGGATGAGCTGGGTTACCGCAATCAGGCGATGAGAGAAAATATACGCCCGCTATCGGAGGATACGGTGGTCGTTGGATATGCAAAGACAATCCATGCGGTGGACGTCTATTATATCCATGAAAACTCCTACGACAAAGAGATAGAGGCTGTTGACAGTATAAAACCTGGGGAAGTCGTAGTTGCGAGCACCAATTCGTCCATTCGAAACGGATTATGGGGCGAGCTGATGTCTACGGCTTCGAAGATGAGAGGCGCCCGCGGCGCAATTATAGACGGACTGATCCGGGATACCAGGAAGATCAAAGAGTTGAATTTTCCATTGTTTTGCACCGGCTATAAACCGGTTGATTCCAAAGGCAGAGGGCTTGTAATCGACTACGATTGCCAAATCGAAGCGGGCGGCGTAACGGTAAACGCAGGCGACGTCATATTCGCCGATGTCGACGGCGTGGTTGTCATTCCAAGCGACGTGTTTGATGTTACGATCCAACGGGCGCTTGATAAAGTGGAAAGAGAAAATAAAACGAGAGCCGAATTGTTTGAAGGCAAGCTTCTTCGGGATGTATACGATAAATACGGCGTGCTTTAA
- a CDS encoding ABC transporter substrate-binding protein: MRFHKPVHGPPGKEGAYFQERFSSIHRRSRIEVTYSTPSWESWFAALQQREHRYDLIYIPGGWIPSLAESGLLADLSEMDAASVALWKGNYPDSVFSLGEYNGRQFGIPVYGAVWSFMYNARLLEAAGYHQPPATWEQLRQCAFRLKELFPEIVPYGINDDSDGHFVDHGYIYLFAGGLAELQERNGTLRFDNAWSQKGMSFIRELIEQGAANVPMNYPSSRILTEFFEGKAAMTVGPSDWVLLQREQFPSFPLGVSLMPHPFGGSPLSYASFGFYCVSSHATNTEEIIPVLNELVTPTNLEEHARVIGMLPVHHGGGKYEADPELSVFCRQVQLSGTFPQVNFSFNEELTREMLACLRLAKSPEDALLTATMCANNKQPASNKED; the protein is encoded by the coding sequence ATGCGATTTCATAAACCGGTACACGGACCTCCAGGTAAAGAAGGGGCTTACTTCCAGGAAAGATTCAGCAGCATACATAGGCGTTCGCGCATTGAAGTGACCTATTCAACCCCATCGTGGGAGAGTTGGTTCGCCGCTCTGCAACAACGGGAACACCGTTACGATTTAATCTATATCCCCGGAGGCTGGATTCCATCGCTTGCGGAAAGCGGGCTGCTCGCGGACTTGTCGGAAATGGACGCGGCATCGGTCGCTCTCTGGAAGGGAAATTATCCGGATTCGGTGTTTTCATTAGGCGAATATAACGGCCGGCAATTCGGTATTCCCGTTTATGGCGCCGTATGGAGCTTTATGTACAATGCTCGACTGCTGGAAGCAGCGGGGTATCATCAACCGCCAGCTACATGGGAACAGCTTCGGCAATGCGCTTTTCGGTTGAAGGAGCTTTTCCCGGAGATCGTTCCATACGGAATCAACGATGATTCCGACGGCCATTTTGTCGATCACGGATACATCTATCTGTTCGCGGGAGGGCTCGCTGAGCTGCAGGAACGTAACGGTACTCTTCGGTTCGATAACGCATGGTCGCAGAAAGGAATGTCTTTCATTCGGGAGCTCATCGAGCAAGGTGCGGCGAACGTGCCGATGAACTATCCAAGCAGCCGTATTCTGACGGAGTTTTTTGAAGGCAAGGCGGCCATGACCGTGGGGCCGTCCGATTGGGTGCTGCTACAACGGGAACAGTTCCCTAGTTTTCCATTAGGAGTCTCTCTGATGCCGCATCCGTTCGGTGGCAGTCCGTTATCGTATGCTTCGTTCGGCTTTTACTGCGTGAGCTCGCACGCCACCAACACCGAAGAAATCATTCCTGTATTAAACGAACTCGTCACTCCAACCAACTTGGAAGAGCATGCCCGAGTCATCGGGATGCTTCCGGTACACCATGGAGGCGGAAAGTACGAGGCTGATCCGGAGCTGTCCGTTTTCTGTCGGCAGGTTCAGTTAAGCGGAACGTTTCCTCAAGTCAATTTCTCTTTCAATGAAGAGTTAACGCGAGAGATGCTTGCGTGCCTTCGTTTGGCAAAGTCGCCGGAGGATGCGCTGCTGACGGCCACGATGTGTGCCAACAATAAACAACCGGCATCAAACAAGGAGGACTAA
- a CDS encoding zinc-dependent alcohol dehydrogenase, which produces MRALVWKESGKVEHEADWPQPGISDDEILVRVKAAGVCMTDIHMMRGTLDFANPPWVLGHEMSGVIEQTGKNTTGWKIGDRVIIDPVVTCGYCKHCLTGKKYLCASGGELGTTYGSGGYGQYVSVKPSNLYLLPDELGFEEGAMMEPLNCTLGAIDRVSKMAGSHVLIFGPGPAGLLFVQLAKAYGALSVTLVGMRDVNLSLGQQLGADYTVNITSASIEEALEGKEFDVVIEASGSVDGVQGCFTYVGRSGTVVLYGLNGSKKPSIDSDMIVAKDLTIVTCISAPLLWNKGIDLVKSGRVNVKDIITHLVPYAEAREFINAIGDKSFSTTKMVFTHE; this is translated from the coding sequence ATGAGGGCGTTGGTTTGGAAAGAAAGCGGCAAGGTGGAGCACGAAGCGGATTGGCCGCAGCCAGGTATATCGGATGATGAGATCCTGGTTCGAGTCAAAGCTGCCGGCGTATGCATGACCGACATCCACATGATGAGGGGGACGTTGGATTTCGCCAATCCTCCTTGGGTATTAGGACATGAGATGTCCGGTGTCATTGAACAAACGGGAAAAAATACAACGGGATGGAAGATCGGAGATCGCGTCATTATCGATCCGGTCGTGACTTGCGGCTATTGTAAGCACTGTCTAACCGGGAAGAAATATTTGTGCGCAAGCGGAGGGGAATTAGGCACGACCTACGGCAGTGGAGGCTACGGGCAATATGTGAGCGTTAAGCCATCCAATCTGTATCTCTTGCCTGATGAACTCGGATTTGAGGAAGGCGCCATGATGGAGCCTCTCAATTGCACGTTAGGAGCCATTGACCGTGTAAGCAAAATGGCCGGAAGCCATGTATTGATCTTTGGGCCGGGTCCCGCGGGATTGCTGTTCGTTCAGCTGGCTAAAGCGTACGGAGCGCTTTCCGTGACCTTGGTTGGGATGAGAGACGTTAATCTGTCGCTCGGCCAGCAATTGGGCGCCGATTACACCGTGAATATAACGTCTGCTTCGATCGAAGAAGCGCTTGAAGGCAAAGAATTTGACGTCGTCATAGAGGCGTCCGGGTCAGTCGATGGGGTGCAAGGCTGCTTTACCTATGTGGGCAGAAGCGGCACTGTCGTGTTGTATGGGCTGAACGGATCGAAGAAGCCTTCGATCGATTCGGACATGATCGTAGCGAAAGACTTGACGATCGTAACCTGTATTTCTGCTCCTTTGCTGTGGAATAAAGGCATCGATCTCGTTAAATCCGGAAGAGTCAATGTCAAAGACATCATTACCCATCTTGTGCCGTATGCCGAGGCGAGAGAATTCATTAATGCCATAGGCGATAAATCCTTCAGCACGACAAAGATGGTGTTCACGCACGAGTAA
- a CDS encoding GH39 family glycosyl hydrolase, producing the protein MNYKDMTSIKTDIVAIDLAQKSGPYEWWRHTIGHGGINSKPLPERVIQGSRAFKPRLLRTFIQEFFNVYPEHGRFDWSKLDPYMDALHQTGANVVAAITIKPPVLYPEINHSIWRPNNIEEWQQVIYELVNRYSVEKQIVTYWEIGNETDIGEHGGSPYLIQDVVDYMEFYRFTIEPIRKAFPSAKIGGPAIANFKDKLLFDFIDECHRTQTQLDFISWHLYDDDPERHKSNVISAKRHLAQFGDNQPEMLVTEWSKSFDRVSYEELAHQPRRAAATAASIMAMMEAGLDWSFYYHVWDQSFNPKEFEAFYKELPIMIEHWNEGPHRFGLFGVEGEVRPQYFVYTMLSQMDGEQIKAESTNLDLRVNAVTRDDQTAVLISNFNVIQSADTIAITKFQNLTAGPKQLQIYRIDNHRSWSTENLELVPVESRDVDLIDHYPFRLQTLCPADSVTLIILKNL; encoded by the coding sequence ATGAATTATAAAGACATGACTTCCATTAAGACGGATATCGTCGCGATTGATCTGGCCCAAAAATCAGGACCGTATGAATGGTGGAGACATACGATCGGTCATGGCGGCATCAACAGTAAGCCGTTGCCCGAAAGAGTCATCCAAGGGTCCAGAGCGTTTAAGCCGAGGCTGCTGCGAACCTTTATTCAGGAATTCTTTAACGTCTATCCCGAGCACGGCCGGTTTGATTGGAGCAAGCTTGATCCTTACATGGATGCTCTTCATCAAACGGGAGCGAACGTCGTCGCAGCCATTACCATCAAGCCGCCGGTTTTATATCCGGAAATCAACCATTCCATCTGGAGACCAAACAATATAGAAGAGTGGCAGCAGGTGATCTATGAGCTTGTGAACCGCTATTCCGTCGAGAAACAAATCGTGACCTACTGGGAAATCGGAAATGAAACCGATATCGGCGAACATGGGGGAAGCCCATATCTGATTCAGGATGTGGTTGACTATATGGAATTCTATCGGTTTACCATAGAACCGATTCGTAAAGCTTTCCCGTCGGCTAAGATTGGCGGACCGGCAATCGCTAACTTCAAAGATAAGCTGTTGTTCGATTTCATCGATGAATGCCACCGAACCCAGACGCAGCTTGACTTCATCTCTTGGCATCTATATGACGACGACCCGGAACGCCACAAGAGCAATGTGATCTCGGCGAAACGGCATCTGGCCCAATTCGGGGACAACCAACCGGAGATGTTGGTGACGGAATGGAGCAAAAGCTTCGACCGCGTCTCCTATGAGGAACTGGCGCACCAGCCGCGTCGGGCCGCGGCAACGGCGGCAAGCATTATGGCGATGATGGAAGCCGGGTTGGATTGGTCCTTCTATTATCATGTTTGGGATCAGTCGTTCAATCCGAAAGAATTTGAAGCCTTCTACAAAGAATTGCCCATTATGATTGAGCACTGGAACGAGGGACCCCATCGTTTTGGCTTATTTGGTGTGGAAGGAGAGGTAAGACCGCAGTACTTTGTCTATACGATGCTCTCTCAAATGGACGGTGAACAAATAAAAGCCGAATCCACCAATCTTGACCTGCGGGTGAACGCGGTAACCCGGGACGACCAAACCGCCGTGTTGATTTCCAACTTCAACGTCATTCAATCCGCCGATACCATTGCCATTACGAAATTTCAGAATTTGACCGCCGGACCTAAGCAGCTTCAGATTTACCGCATCGATAATCATCGCAGCTGGTCAACTGAAAACTTAGAACTTGTACCGGTCGAATCCCGCGACGTCGATCTTATCGATCATTATCCATTCAGGCTTCAAACGCTTTGTCCTGCCGACAGTGTCACGCTCATCATTCTGAAAAATCTATAG
- a CDS encoding GNAT family N-acetyltransferase, with translation MPPIQIIEAEQNWQRFIAIYNRCSVFAPYTIPLSEHLVQLRIVPYTHANESIALIGSHEGREGIIHAGICMIGDTKIGHIFMLFSESNDVASRLLTQVEDWFKQRGITRIYAFWWPDNPYNFILHGRETYGWAGAFPATNAFRRGNYDLLNDIVVMQLRMKEEPTVILPELDGLEMKMKPMDDNELAWSARVEAHLNGKKVGHCEMFYLKAISEHFNTKIGQITIDTDSNVHGSGIAKGLLTYAHHELYRQGARSVMLATGQALFRAIKFYQKLGYEAELIRAYSYVKPLPGGENDEL, from the coding sequence ATGCCACCAATCCAAATCATCGAAGCGGAGCAAAACTGGCAGCGTTTTATTGCAATCTATAACCGGTGCTCCGTATTTGCCCCTTACACAATACCGTTATCGGAACATCTTGTTCAGCTGCGTATCGTGCCGTATACGCACGCGAATGAATCCATTGCGTTGATAGGCTCGCACGAAGGCCGCGAGGGAATCATACACGCTGGAATATGCATGATAGGCGACACGAAGATCGGCCATATTTTTATGCTGTTCTCGGAGAGCAATGATGTCGCCAGCCGGCTTCTTACTCAAGTCGAAGACTGGTTTAAACAGCGGGGGATTACCCGGATTTATGCATTCTGGTGGCCGGATAACCCCTACAATTTCATTCTTCATGGGCGCGAAACCTACGGCTGGGCAGGGGCGTTCCCGGCGACCAACGCGTTTCGCAGAGGTAATTATGATCTTTTGAACGATATCGTTGTGATGCAGCTGCGCATGAAAGAAGAGCCCACGGTCATTTTGCCGGAGTTGGACGGTCTAGAGATGAAGATGAAGCCGATGGATGACAATGAGCTGGCATGGTCAGCAAGAGTAGAAGCGCATCTAAACGGTAAGAAAGTCGGCCACTGCGAAATGTTTTATCTAAAAGCCATCTCCGAACACTTCAACACGAAGATTGGCCAAATTACGATCGATACCGATTCTAACGTTCATGGTTCCGGCATCGCTAAAGGGTTACTCACCTATGCCCATCACGAGCTCTATCGCCAAGGCGCCAGATCGGTCATGCTCGCGACAGGGCAAGCGTTGTTCAGGGCGATTAAATTTTATCAGAAGCTGGGTTACGAGGCCGAGCTGATCCGGGCGTATTCGTATGTCAAGCCATTACCAGGAGGCGAAAACGATGAATTATAA
- a CDS encoding mandelate racemase/muconate lactonizing enzyme family protein: MKITGIDVSILESPYDYGMVSDASDSRGPKYAMIVQVNTDEGITGIADCDSHPHIMKSFIDAPSYIRKFSEGLKYAVLGENPFEYEKIWTQMYQAAFYQGRRGAAIHAMSAIDIAIWDIIGKATGNPVSVMLGARKHEKVTAYASTLFRNTPEEMRDAIQKYRSLGFKAVKFGWGIVTQEPRRIVSLIEAARQEAGDDMDIMVDGMWSADVKLVIQLVNELEKYNVFFIEEPLHSDNLSGYRKLSQSVNARIACGEQLGGLHEYRQLIEEADIDVIQPDISRAGGLTETRKLVTLVEQAGKLLIPHAWTSDVLTAASLHLNSYQNNPVFQEFCTNDTPLSRELVLNPLKLEADGTLKVPNRPGLGIDLNHEVIQKYTVDSLEIKE, translated from the coding sequence ATGAAGATTACCGGCATAGATGTATCGATCCTTGAAAGCCCTTACGATTATGGCATGGTTTCCGATGCCAGCGATTCTCGAGGCCCCAAATACGCGATGATTGTGCAAGTGAACACGGATGAAGGAATTACGGGCATTGCCGATTGCGATTCCCATCCTCATATTATGAAATCGTTCATTGATGCACCCAGCTACATACGGAAGTTCTCGGAAGGGCTCAAGTACGCTGTCCTTGGGGAAAACCCGTTCGAATACGAGAAAATTTGGACTCAGATGTATCAAGCCGCATTTTACCAGGGGAGACGGGGCGCAGCTATCCATGCCATGAGCGCGATCGACATTGCGATATGGGACATTATCGGCAAGGCAACCGGAAATCCGGTCAGCGTCATGCTAGGCGCCAGAAAACACGAGAAAGTCACGGCGTATGCCAGTACCTTATTTCGCAATACGCCCGAGGAGATGAGGGACGCGATCCAGAAATATCGAAGCCTTGGGTTTAAGGCGGTCAAATTCGGTTGGGGGATCGTGACGCAAGAACCAAGAAGAATCGTGAGTTTAATTGAAGCGGCGCGTCAAGAGGCTGGCGACGACATGGACATTATGGTGGACGGCATGTGGTCAGCGGATGTGAAGCTGGTTATACAGCTTGTTAACGAGCTTGAGAAATATAACGTGTTCTTTATTGAAGAACCGCTTCATTCCGATAACTTGTCGGGCTACCGGAAACTATCCCAGTCCGTAAACGCCAGAATCGCTTGCGGCGAACAGCTGGGGGGACTTCACGAGTACAGACAATTGATCGAAGAAGCGGATATCGATGTCATTCAGCCTGATATCTCACGAGCAGGCGGGCTGACGGAAACCCGGAAATTGGTAACCCTCGTCGAGCAAGCAGGGAAATTGCTTATCCCGCATGCTTGGACATCGGATGTGCTGACAGCGGCATCCTTGCATCTTAACTCGTATCAGAACAATCCGGTGTTCCAGGAATTTTGCACGAACGACACGCCTCTTAGCAGGGAGCTTGTATTGAACCCTTTAAAGCTGGAAGCTGATGGGACCTTGAAGGTGCCTAACCGTCCGGGACTCGGCATTGATTTGAACCATGAGGTCATACAGAAGTACACGGTGGATTCTCTCGAAATCAAAGAATAG
- a CDS encoding carbohydrate ABC transporter permease: protein MRQRSLGGSIFDISNLIFMVGLIVVMFYPFIYVFSYSFSEPGKLTGGMLVLPHGFNLDAYQAIFQQRALLHGIFVSVARTIIGPIVMIMITSMAAYVLTRDELGGVKLIRKFFVFTMYFSSGLIPMYLVIKSAGLIGTFWVYIIPASVSVFNMILIKTYIESVPKSLEEAALIDGANDFELYWKVIFPICMPVTAAVVLFTAVEQWNSFIDTQIYNVMNPEYHTLQYLLYQTVSGAASLEQAKMGKAASLSVTPESIKMAITIITVLPIVLVYPLLQKHFTKGLLIGSIKG, encoded by the coding sequence ATGAGACAGCGTTCCTTAGGCGGATCCATATTCGATATTTCGAACCTTATCTTCATGGTTGGTCTGATCGTCGTGATGTTCTATCCGTTCATCTACGTATTCAGCTACTCCTTCAGTGAACCCGGAAAACTAACCGGCGGGATGTTAGTGCTTCCGCATGGCTTCAACCTCGATGCCTACCAGGCGATATTTCAGCAGCGGGCGCTTCTTCATGGCATTTTCGTGTCCGTTGCGCGAACCATCATCGGACCGATTGTCATGATCATGATTACCTCGATGGCTGCCTATGTGTTGACGCGGGATGAGCTAGGGGGAGTAAAGCTAATTCGAAAGTTCTTCGTCTTTACGATGTATTTCAGCAGCGGGCTCATTCCGATGTACTTGGTCATCAAGAGCGCGGGGCTGATCGGAACCTTCTGGGTCTATATCATCCCGGCTTCCGTTTCGGTATTTAACATGATCTTGATCAAAACCTATATTGAGAGCGTGCCGAAAAGCTTAGAGGAAGCGGCTTTGATCGACGGAGCCAATGATTTCGAGCTGTACTGGAAGGTTATCTTTCCCATCTGCATGCCGGTTACAGCCGCTGTCGTGTTGTTCACGGCCGTCGAACAATGGAACTCCTTCATCGATACGCAGATCTACAACGTTATGAATCCGGAATATCACACGCTGCAATATTTGCTGTATCAAACCGTATCCGGCGCTGCTTCCCTGGAACAGGCCAAAATGGGTAAGGCTGCCTCATTAAGCGTAACGCCTGAAAGCATTAAAATGGCCATTACCATCATTACCGTCCTGCCGATCGTCCTTGTTTATCCCTTGCTTCAGAAGCATTTCACGAAAGGATTGCTGATCGGTTCCATCAAGGGATGA
- a CDS encoding ABC transporter permease: protein MNSSSIRWSKIYRHRFLYLMVSPAILLVLLFSYLPLAGWIIAFKNYQIGLSVWTAKWIGFEQFKSFLFQSSDYAYLITNTLVMNITSIIVNLVTAVIFAILINEIRNKKFAKLVQTISFFPFFISWVIVYSIMSALFGASTGAFNQTLISAGLIDEGMNILGDPKYAWGLIVCLQLWKYLGYNGVIFIASIASISPDQYEAADIDGASRFQKIIYITIPSLMPTFVVMLIMNSGWILNSNFDLFYLFMNPTNWSKMEVLDMYIFKYGLQLTNYPYATAVGIIKSIVSIIILLGVNLIARKSTGRGIL from the coding sequence ATGAACTCAAGTTCTATTCGATGGTCAAAGATTTATAGACACCGCTTCCTATACCTCATGGTGAGTCCCGCGATTCTGCTTGTTCTCCTTTTCTCCTATCTTCCGTTGGCAGGTTGGATCATCGCCTTTAAAAATTACCAAATCGGCCTTTCCGTCTGGACGGCGAAATGGATCGGTTTTGAGCAATTCAAGAGCTTCTTGTTTCAAAGCAGCGATTATGCTTATTTGATTACCAACACGCTCGTCATGAATATTACCTCCATTATCGTTAACCTTGTCACCGCGGTCATTTTTGCCATCTTAATTAATGAAATTCGAAATAAGAAATTCGCTAAGCTCGTTCAAACGATTTCCTTCTTCCCCTTCTTTATTTCATGGGTCATCGTGTATTCGATTATGTCCGCTCTCTTCGGCGCTTCGACAGGCGCGTTCAACCAGACGCTTATCAGCGCGGGACTGATTGATGAGGGCATGAACATCCTAGGCGATCCGAAATATGCATGGGGACTTATTGTTTGCCTGCAGCTTTGGAAGTACCTCGGCTATAACGGCGTCATTTTTATTGCGTCCATCGCCTCCATTTCACCGGATCAATACGAAGCGGCGGACATTGATGGCGCGTCTCGATTCCAGAAGATTATCTATATTACGATCCCGAGCTTGATGCCAACCTTCGTCGTCATGCTGATTATGAACAGCGGATGGATTCTCAATTCCAATTTCGATTTGTTCTACTTATTCATGAACCCGACGAACTGGTCCAAGATGGAAGTGCTTGATATGTACATCTTTAAATATGGCTTGCAGCTGACGAACTATCCGTATGCCACGGCCGTCGGGATCATCAAATCGATTGTAAGCATCATTATTCTGCTAGGCGTAAACCTCATCGCAAGAAAGTCAACCGGGAGAGGGATTTTATAG
- a CDS encoding PIG-L deacetylase family protein gives MKILAIGAHPDDIELQCYGTLALYAQQGHEVCLAVATNGDKGNFDVEPAELAGIREAEFRESCSLINATAIWMGYEDEMLVNDLETRMVFVDMIRSINPDLVITHGPNDYHPDHRYTHQLVWDALPLAGVGNVKTKHPATDRQVTLYFMDNLGGIEFQPTELVDITETIALKKQALGKHSSQTRIFKDLLDVDLFDVVETTGKFRGYQAGCKYAEGFTKVEAWYRGLSKRLLPVGSKESGFVYKVNQSN, from the coding sequence ATGAAGATTCTTGCGATTGGCGCTCATCCTGACGATATTGAGCTGCAGTGTTACGGGACGCTCGCTTTATATGCGCAACAGGGACATGAAGTTTGCCTTGCGGTCGCGACCAACGGGGATAAGGGAAACTTCGACGTAGAGCCTGCGGAGCTTGCCGGAATACGGGAAGCGGAGTTCCGCGAATCCTGCTCGCTAATTAACGCGACAGCGATTTGGATGGGCTATGAAGACGAAATGCTGGTCAACGATCTGGAAACCCGCATGGTATTCGTCGATATGATCCGCAGCATCAATCCTGATCTTGTCATCACGCACGGTCCCAATGATTATCATCCCGATCACCGTTACACGCACCAGTTAGTATGGGATGCGCTGCCGCTGGCCGGCGTCGGAAATGTAAAAACCAAGCACCCGGCCACGGACCGTCAGGTTACCTTATATTTCATGGATAATTTAGGCGGTATCGAGTTTCAGCCTACCGAATTGGTGGATATCACCGAAACGATCGCGTTGAAGAAGCAGGCGCTAGGCAAACATAGCAGCCAAACTCGCATATTTAAAGATTTGTTGGACGTCGACTTATTCGATGTCGTTGAAACGACCGGCAAATTCCGCGGATACCAGGCTGGATGCAAATACGCGGAGGGGTTTACGAAGGTAGAAGCTTGGTACAGAGGGCTTTCGAAGAGATTGCTGCCAGTAGGAAGCAAAGAAAGCGGATTCGTTTATAAGGTCAATCAATCTAATTGA
- a CDS encoding amidohydrolase family protein yields the protein MIFDCHTHVFGPGHVGGSFLADAKRAWGEQYELIATPEQHWETVKQFDGAIVLAFNCPATGVVVPNEYVADYVGKHKGRLFGFASVNPHDGDAPRQLEFAVKELGLVGLKLAPIYQNFYPNESSYYPLYAKAAELNIPILWHQGTSFVSQGFLDASRPAMLDPIARTFPELKMIIAHLGHPWHGECVSLIRKNPNVYADMSALGSRPWQFYNAMMNVVEYGVPNKVLFGSDYSFFTTQQTIDSFRKINDLTEGTKLPRIPEEVIEAIIHRNTPEILGFR from the coding sequence ATGATTTTTGACTGCCACACTCATGTGTTTGGCCCTGGCCATGTCGGGGGCAGCTTTCTTGCCGATGCGAAGAGGGCATGGGGCGAACAGTATGAACTGATCGCGACCCCGGAACAGCACTGGGAAACGGTAAAGCAATTCGACGGAGCGATCGTATTAGCGTTCAATTGCCCGGCTACCGGAGTCGTGGTCCCGAACGAATACGTCGCAGACTATGTCGGGAAGCACAAGGGAAGGTTATTCGGCTTTGCAAGCGTGAATCCGCATGATGGCGATGCGCCAAGGCAGCTGGAATTTGCCGTGAAGGAGCTGGGGCTGGTTGGTTTGAAGCTTGCTCCGATCTATCAAAACTTTTATCCGAACGAATCGAGTTACTATCCGCTTTACGCGAAAGCCGCGGAGTTGAACATACCGATACTATGGCACCAAGGTACCTCCTTCGTTTCGCAGGGGTTTCTGGATGCGTCGCGACCGGCGATGCTGGATCCGATTGCGCGCACCTTTCCCGAATTGAAGATGATCATCGCGCATCTCGGCCATCCTTGGCACGGGGAGTGCGTTTCGCTCATTCGCAAGAACCCGAATGTATATGCCGATATGTCCGCGCTCGGAAGCCGGCCGTGGCAATTTTACAACGCGATGATGAACGTCGTGGAGTACGGCGTCCCCAATAAAGTGCTATTCGGCTCGGATTACAGCTTCTTCACCACCCAGCAAACCATCGATTCCTTCCGCAAAATCAATGATCTAACCGAAGGGACGAAGCTTCCCCGAATTCCGGAAGAGGTCATCGAAGCCATCATCCATCGAAATACGCCTGAAATCCTGGGGTTCCGGTAG
- a CDS encoding IclR family transcriptional regulator, whose translation MKKYSVPALEKAIAILDLLATSEDELTITEIHVQLNLPKASVFMILNALESYNVVTKNPSGRYSIGVKLYNLGMSYMTKMDLKKIARPHLEQLCKETGFTSHLGIMVDGKVMFVVKVEQKTSFIKFSTFEGMTSDIHISSLGKAMAAYLPEDQLDTYLQQHGMGRYTPNTIVSPDVFKKILPSVRATGYSIEDEEGEIGVRCIGSPIFDHEGNVIAAASITALRSDLLLDVIPVTGEKVKRAAEAISKQLGYEQNQTNRQYS comes from the coding sequence TTGAAGAAATATAGCGTTCCTGCACTTGAGAAAGCCATTGCAATACTGGATCTGCTAGCCACATCCGAGGATGAATTGACGATCACGGAAATCCATGTCCAGCTGAATCTTCCTAAAGCCAGCGTATTTATGATCTTGAATGCTCTAGAGAGCTATAACGTGGTGACGAAGAATCCTTCCGGACGGTATTCCATCGGCGTTAAGCTTTACAATCTAGGAATGTCTTATATGACCAAGATGGATCTGAAGAAAATCGCCAGACCCCACTTGGAGCAGCTCTGCAAGGAAACCGGATTTACCTCCCACCTTGGAATCATGGTGGATGGAAAGGTGATGTTCGTCGTCAAGGTAGAGCAGAAGACGTCGTTTATCAAATTTTCCACGTTTGAAGGCATGACGTCCGATATTCATATTTCGAGCTTGGGGAAAGCCATGGCGGCTTACTTGCCGGAAGATCAATTGGATACCTACCTCCAGCAGCATGGGATGGGAAGATATACGCCGAACACGATTGTTTCGCCGGACGTGTTTAAGAAAATTCTTCCTTCCGTCCGCGCAACCGGGTATTCCATTGAAGATGAGGAGGGGGAGATCGGCGTCCGGTGTATCGGCTCTCCGATCTTCGATCACGAAGGCAATGTCATCGCGGCCGCAAGCATCACGGCTCTTCGATCGGATCTCTTGCTGGATGTCATCCCAGTAACGGGGGAGAAGGTCAAGCGGGCGGCGGAGGCCATTTCGAAGCAATTGGGCTATGAACAAAATCAGACCAATCGACAATATTCATGA